From Juglans regia cultivar Chandler chromosome 8, Walnut 2.0, whole genome shotgun sequence, the proteins below share one genomic window:
- the LOC109004304 gene encoding 60S ribosomal protein L6-1-like, giving the protein MNHSRDSESLWAPRQRTPKASKNPDLVHGIGKYSRSKMYHKRGLWAIKAKNGGVFPGHGAKPKTTLPADKAPPPKFYHVDDVKKPLFNKQKPNTTKLRASITLGTVLIILVGRFMGKRVFFLKQLPTGLLLVH; this is encoded by the coding sequence ATGAACCATTCAAGAGACTCAGAGAGCCTCTGGGCGCCGAGGCAGAGAACCCCAAAGGCGAGCAAGAACCCTGATCTGGTTCATGGTATCGGCAAATACTCAAGATCAAAGATGTACCACAAGAGGGGCCTCTGGGCCATCAAGGCCAAAAACGGTGGCGTCTTTCCTGGCCACGGCGCCAAACCCAAGACAACCCTTCCTGCAGATAAGGCCCCCCCCCCCAAGTTCTATCATGTGGATGATGTCAAGAAGCCCCTCTTCAACAAGCAGAAACCCAATACCACTAAGCTCAGGGCTAGTATTACTCTGGGTACCGTGTTAATCATACTTGTTGGGAGGTTCATGGGAAAGAGAGTTTTTTTCCTCAAGCAGCTTCCAACTGGATTGCTTTTGGTCCACTAA